GAAGCGGGGGATCGTTGAAGCAGGCCGGAACCTTCACGGCTGCGCCACGTTCATCGGAGGGCATCCGATGGCGGGCGCGTCGGTCGCCGGCCTCGAGCACGCGCGCCCGGACCTCTATGCGGATCGGCCGTGGATTCTGTGCCCGTCGCGTCCGTCTGCCGCCTTGCCGAAGCTCAAGGAGTTTGTCGCGGCGCTCGGGGCACGATGTGTCGAGATGTCCGCCGAGGAGCACGACCGCCTGCTCGCCTGCCTCAGTCACCTCCCGCAATTGACCGCAAGCGCTCTGATGCACGTCGTCGGCGAAGCTGCGGGCCGGGAGGGACTCGCGATAGCCGGCCGCGGCCTGCAGGATTCCACGAGGCTGGCCAGCAGCCCGCCGGATCTGTGGAGGGACGTCTGTGTGTCGAACGCCGACAATATCGGGCCGGCCCTCGACACGCTGATTGAGGTCCTGAAGAAACTCCGCGGCGATCTCGAACGGGGTGACGTCCTGGAGACGATCTTCAAGTCGGCCCAGGAATGGAAGGCTCAACTCGAAGGGCGCTGAGAGTCCATAGGACCTTCGGCGCTGACCGTATTATTCTTCTCTGAGTGCCACCGCTCTGGACC
This Acidobacteriota bacterium DNA region includes the following protein-coding sequences:
- a CDS encoding prephenate dehydrogenase/arogenate dehydrogenase family protein — its product is MFSRIGIVGLGLMGGSLGLAIRRQWPGSLVIGVDRKDVIERATITHVIDVGAEDLGMISDAELIVLAAPVAENERILADVAALVSGDAILTDLGSTKRGIVEAGRNLHGCATFIGGHPMAGASVAGLEHARPDLYADRPWILCPSRPSAALPKLKEFVAALGARCVEMSAEEHDRLLACLSHLPQLTASALMHVVGEAAGREGLAIAGRGLQDSTRLASSPPDLWRDVCVSNADNIGPALDTLIEVLKKLRGDLERGDVLETIFKSAQEWKAQLEGR